A part of Winslowiella toletana genomic DNA contains:
- the ccmB gene encoding heme exporter protein CcmB — MLWRVIKRELQIAFRSSAEIINPLWFFLIVITLFPLGIGPEPQLLARIAPGIVWVAALLSSLLALERLFRDDFVDGSLEQLLLLPTPLPIIVTGKIVAHWMITGLPLLLLSPLAALLLSLDFTSWRAMALTLLLGTPTLSFLGAIGVALTVGLRRGGVLLSLLVLPLAIPVLIFATAAIDAAAMGLPVDGYLAILGAMLAGSATLAPFATAAALRISVH, encoded by the coding sequence GCAGCAGTGCGGAGATTATTAATCCGCTGTGGTTTTTCCTGATTGTGATTACGTTGTTTCCGCTGGGGATTGGCCCGGAGCCGCAGCTGCTGGCGCGGATTGCGCCGGGCATTGTCTGGGTTGCGGCGCTGCTGTCCTCTTTGCTGGCGCTTGAGCGTCTGTTCCGCGACGACTTTGTTGATGGGTCGCTGGAGCAACTTTTACTGTTACCGACGCCACTGCCGATAATAGTGACAGGCAAAATTGTGGCGCACTGGATGATTACAGGGTTGCCGCTGTTATTGCTGTCGCCGCTGGCGGCGCTATTGTTGTCACTGGATTTTACCAGCTGGCGCGCGATGGCGCTGACGCTGCTGCTTGGCACCCCGACGCTAAGTTTTCTCGGTGCGATTGGCGTGGCGTTAACCGTTGGCCTGCGCCGTGGCGGCGTACTGTTAAGTTTGCTGGTATTGCCGCTGGCAATACCGGTTCTGATTTTTGCCACTGCGGCGATTGATGCTGCTGCAATGGGACTGCCGGTTGATGGTTATCTGGCGATTCTTGGCGCGATGCTGGCTGGCAGCGCGACGCTGGCGCCTTTTGCCACCGCGGCGGCATTACGGATCAGCGTGCATTAA
- a CDS encoding heme ABC transporter permease, which translates to MWKWLHQLAKPERLYQLSGQLAPWFTIAGLASLLLGWVWGFAFAPADYQQGDSYRIIYIHVPAAMWSMGIYASMALAAIVGLVWQIKSADLAAAAMAPVGAVFTFIALVTGSAWGKPMWGTWWIWDARLTSELVLLFLYMGVIALYSAFDDRRVAGRAAGILILVGVVNLPIIHYSVQWWNTLHQGSSGMLQQAIAPSMRTPLRWSILGYLLVFIALTLMRLRNLLLLSERHRPWVAAVAAKGGRKA; encoded by the coding sequence ATGTGGAAATGGCTACATCAGCTGGCAAAGCCCGAACGGCTTTATCAGCTCAGCGGGCAACTGGCACCCTGGTTTACCATTGCCGGTCTGGCAAGCCTGTTGCTTGGCTGGGTCTGGGGCTTTGCTTTCGCACCAGCCGACTATCAGCAGGGTGACAGTTATCGCATCATCTATATCCATGTGCCTGCGGCGATGTGGTCGATGGGCATCTATGCCTCAATGGCGCTTGCGGCGATTGTGGGCCTGGTGTGGCAGATCAAAAGCGCCGATCTCGCCGCGGCGGCGATGGCGCCAGTCGGTGCGGTATTTACCTTTATCGCGCTGGTCACCGGTTCTGCCTGGGGCAAGCCGATGTGGGGCACCTGGTGGATCTGGGATGCGCGGCTGACGTCCGAACTGGTGTTGCTGTTCCTTTATATGGGCGTGATTGCGCTCTATAGCGCCTTTGACGATCGCCGCGTTGCCGGACGCGCTGCCGGCATCCTGATTCTGGTCGGCGTGGTGAATCTGCCGATCATTCACTACTCCGTGCAGTGGTGGAATACCCTGCATCAGGGATCTTCCGGCATGTTGCAACAGGCGATTGCGCCGAGTATGCGTACTCCGCTGCGCTGGTCGATCCTCGGTTATCTGCTGGTGTTTATCGCCCTGACGCTGATGCGTCTGCGCAATCTGCTGTTGCTGAGCGAGCGCCACCGTCCGTGGGTGGCCGCCGTAGCGGCAAAGGGAGGGCGTAAAGCATGA
- the ccmE gene encoding cytochrome c maturation protein CcmE encodes MNTRRKNRLYLVLAILIGLGLATALVMYALRANIDLFYTPGEIINGKGEAQEKPEPGQRLRVGGMVMPGSVKRDPQTLRVSFKLYDANGVISVSYEGILPDLFREGQGVVAQGVLEPGNLVNAREVLAKHDEKYTPPEIEDAMKKNHKRPADAYQQAQGGQS; translated from the coding sequence GTGAATACCCGTCGTAAAAATCGCTTATATCTGGTGCTGGCGATATTAATCGGTCTTGGCCTGGCCACCGCACTGGTGATGTATGCGCTGCGCGCCAATATCGATCTGTTCTATACCCCCGGTGAAATTATTAATGGCAAAGGTGAGGCGCAGGAAAAACCCGAGCCAGGACAGCGTTTACGCGTCGGCGGCATGGTGATGCCGGGCAGCGTAAAACGCGATCCGCAGACCCTGCGCGTGTCGTTTAAGTTGTATGACGCCAATGGCGTGATCAGCGTCAGCTATGAAGGCATCCTGCCAGATCTGTTCCGCGAAGGGCAGGGCGTGGTGGCGCAGGGGGTGCTGGAGCCGGGCAATCTGGTCAATGCCAGAGAGGTGCTGGCCAAACACGATGAAAAATACACCCCGCCGGAAATCGAAGACGCAATGAAAAAGAATCATAAACGCCCGGCTGATGCGTATCAGCAGGCGCAAGGTGGCCAGTCATGA
- the ccmD gene encoding heme exporter protein CcmD — protein sequence MTPAFSSWHDFLAMGGYAFYVWLAVAFTLIPLGALFLHTGLQRRRLLAEIRQRQSREQRIRAAKNRPSASATAGEQQ from the coding sequence ATGACCCCGGCTTTCTCTTCCTGGCACGATTTCCTGGCGATGGGCGGCTATGCCTTTTATGTCTGGCTGGCGGTGGCTTTTACCCTGATCCCCCTTGGCGCGCTGTTTCTGCACACCGGTTTACAGCGTCGTCGTCTGCTGGCGGAAATTCGCCAGCGTCAGTCGCGTGAACAACGTATTCGCGCGGCCAAAAACAGACCATCCGCCTCTGCTACAGCTGGAGAGCAACAGTGA